The stretch of DNA ACGTAACGTTACCAATATGCGGTAAAAAGAGTGGAGTATAACCTCTCTTGTTATACTCCAGTAGAGGAGTAGAGGTATAACCTCCCTTGATGAGCTAAAGAAACGAGAAACGAAGACCAACCAGTTGAATATATGCAGGCTTAAACTTtaattaaggtctcggtaaaggaaaatgaggcgTCAGCGGAAAAATAAAGTTGTCGCGCCGCTATTTTTGTACagggtcaaactatatatcatattaaagctaatagattgaattatttgaataaagttttagttttttggtatttacaataatattgccttttagttttgaggcctcaaactcagagcgaccgagtctgctgcagaagttcctgccccttcactttatcacagatgaatgcactccgATACcatgtgaggaatttttgatatgttaagaaaatgaagaaaaaaatatcacgCATCAAAGCCGAAACTCTACAATCCTCTATCagaaccgcgcaccggtggctgaGTCAGTTGAGCattgggctgtcatgcgggagggtcccgcgacctcccgcatgacaagCTGTTaattgacacccaatcctttcacATGTGATTGACATGATACGTCAATCATTTTTCGCACCCAGACCATGGAGGGAAGCAAAGCTTTTTTACCGGTTTTAAAACTAATTATTCagaatttttctttccggaAAATATACGTCACAGCCCACCGAAATTTGAGCGAGacgcccaaatttacctttacagAGACCTTAATTTTGCGATTATCGTtagctttattatccttggCCTCGTAACTGTAAGGTGGTTTCCAATCTCGAGAGACGCAGATAGCAATGTTGTATATGGACAAGACCAAGAAAAGGAGTTAGCTAataaaagatcttttgttttcgtccagttGGTTGACTCTTCGCTATTCATACTTTGGTGTAACCTACCTCCTAAATCACAACAATGGCGAAACTTGCTCAAGTCAAAAGCCCTCGCTGCACCATGACAGGTGTACCGTGATGTGTCGTGCATAGCTCCCAAATATTTCAGTCTCGCCTCATCGGTTTTGTAAACCGTTTTCCACATATCTTCCAATGGTAAAGAAAATGTATTCATCCACTGGTCTGATCCTTCCTTTACTGCAGTCTCCAAATTACCAAAAAGCGGGTACACGCGTTTCTGTGAATGGTCTGTAAACCCAGTGATCGAATCAGGACTTGATTCGGTTAGGAACTGGCTCGCCATTTGGGTATTCGAGTACAACCACGATTCGCCATTATGGTTCTTTTGGAGCAGTTCTAAAGCAACTAGTGTGTCCATCAGTAGTGCAGTAGTGTCTGGATTCGTACTCAGTTTTGCCGCAACTTCTTCGGCTGATTGTGGACTCGCGGAAACGTCTAAAGTGTCGAAGATGCCGAGATCGCATGCTGCTAAGAACGCCTTTGATGCGCGAAATCCTAGAGCGAGATCTTCCAGCTTTTGAGGCATGGGTGGCGGAATTGGGATGCCTTTTCTACTGTTGTCCGATACCTGCGTGCACGATAATGTACGGCTTTGCTGAGGTAGGAAAGAGCCCCTACATATATTTGCTCGATACAAACTGCCAAACCTAAACAGGTTTCGAATCGACATCTTACATTAAGGTGTTGCCTGCTCTTTATGGTGAGAGGCGGAGCCTGTACACAGAGCTTAGACTctctgatgtcacgctgagtGAGCTGTAACAAAAGGCACAGTGCTTTTATCTGTTTCTCGGTTTGGAACACCTGATTAATTTTGTGGGAAGTGCACTATAAGTGCAATACCCATATTGTCATCGGGGCTGTCTACGTAAGTGAGTGTACGATTTGTAGGCCTACATCGCGTGCATGAATTACGAAACTACCGGTAATATATGGTTGAATTATAACAATTGATGTTTGTTTGTTGCCCACTTGtcgcctttttcctttcttaattttcttaacaaaaagagaatgaaaactgtttgagtaCGTTATTGTCAAATTAACAGACATTCGAATAACTTAAATGTCTTGAATAAAAATCACTCTTTTCTCGTCTACGGAGACCGTCACGCGAGCTCACATTTGCACAGACATTCTGCAGGTCAaataaacaagagaaaaattCACCAGTCgaccataatatttttactctTAAAGACCAGGTCAACCTCTCTGCCTGTATCATTGCCATCGATCACGaaaaaatgtagatttcatcagcttgttTGTGTTGAAATTCTCAGGGCGCTGTGTGCAAAATTTTAGACTTAACTGCAGAATTCccccgccattttgaagctgcacctctgaaaaggctggatacgcggatacgcagtcgaaagtaccacccctccccaagtaaacttttAACTATATTGACAAGTgaatacgcggatacgcagtggaaaacatGGATACCCGGATACGTGGATACGCGGACATCACACATGGGAACTGGATTCCAACATCGTGTAACATACTTCAAAATGCTCTGTAGTATATGCATGGAGatgtggatacgcggatacgcagtggaaaatacttcacgtattgtttcagtgattaggccaaagcactctcgtagaattttagctttcattttacgcttcggttaactacactttttcacgagatcgtgtgaagaagaaagcactcgtttactgattaagcctaggcgctcgtttcagtgattaggcctaagcaatctcgtagaattttagctttcattttacgcttcggttaactaaaCTTTTTCACGAGaccgtgtgaagaagaaagcactcgtttactgattaagcctaggcgctcgtttcagtgattaggcctaagcaatctcgtagaattttagctttcattttacgcttcggttaactaaaCTTTTTCACgggatcgtgtgaagaagaaagcactcgtttactgattaagcctaagcgctcatttcagtgattaggcctaagcactctcgtagaattttagctttcattttacgcttcggttaactacaatttttcacgagatcgtgtgaagaagaaagcactcgtttactgattaagcctaagcgctcgtttcagtgattaggcctaagcaatctcgtggaattttagctttcattttacgcttcggttaactacactttttcacgagatcgtgtgaagaagaaagcactcgtttactgattaagcctaagcgctcgtttcagtgattaggcctaagcaatcttgtaaaattttagctttcattttgcgtttcggttaactgcacttttcacgagatcgtgtgaagaagaaagcattcttttactgattaagcctagtaaacactcgcttcagtgattaggcctaagcactctcgtagaattttagcttccattttacgcttcggttaactaaactttttcacgagatcgtgtgaagaagaaagcactcgtttactgattaagcctaagcgctcgttttagtgattaggcctaagcattgtcgcgaaattttgcggttttgttcttacaatgtatttagaagtttacttggggaggggtggtactttcgactgcgtatccgcgtatccacttcacaatatacctagaagtttacttggggaggggtggtattttcgactgcgtatccgcgtatccacttcacaatatacctagaagtttacttggggaggagtggtattttcgactgcgtatccgcgtatcctcttcacaacatactacttagaagtttacttggagggtgctaatgggggtacccaattgtcagttaactactaatttttcggctaattgtcagttaactactatttttttggccaattgtcagttaactactaattttagttatctattaacttttattatctcaactgcgataataattgattcacaacccgaattttctttacttcaaaacgtaactggtaactaggtaaaggattcttcagataaaatttgatgacttcacctgcgctagaaccactttttaaaattttctttatatgtcttacatttctctggcaaaatttttctttccgccgactaaaatttcccgagaaaattaccgagaaatttatggaaagtctaaaacaagccaacggaaaaattaaagctcaggtacgtgtggccccttaaatttgtcagtagaactctttgtagcgtagctttagttttagaataaccgctttacgaaaattattcgacactagattctcatacaaacactgtaatttctcacgcgctttccttcatgtcaagaccgtgatacgatcattggttcgacagagagtatggaaaggaaaagatcaaaactcactgatgcttctgtccgctaaaatacggtgtgtccactaactatagggtccgcttaataaaggttttactgtaatcagatgACAGTgctctgaaaacgactcgtcgagtgttGTTAACCCgcgtacgcgtgtggacaaaatttcaaacaaaaagacgaatcaaaatacgcaccatttagctcacttgtggcacttaccattagaaagggtagctccttccagctgggcctttgtcacaactgcaaaattttcggctttcccgtcaatcttttccagtcgaaacaactttaaatcgaagccagcaagtccgaacttttccgcttcctgtttgatttccatgaattctatcaaatgtttggaaggctatctccattgaattatgcttttcaatgtcgaacggtacacgacctctgtgccgttcgaatgccgatccttcatcatcgcaataaaagctgagaataaccttcaccaagccactcgacgccatcacgaagatcaaggccAAAGCTCCCTgttgcctggtacgaccctctggcgcctttcgcatataatatcagttaatatgttacctggtcacgcagcgggacaggtaaaacgcacgaaatagctttgcagttaggaaaaacctttgttgcttttcttaacaacaacaatcgtatttagtataataaagtagaatatcacttaactgttaacttttcatttatcagttagctactaattttttggccaaatatcagttaactactaattttttggccaattgtcagttaactgttaaccccattagcaccctctacttggggaggggtgctactttcgactgcgtatccgcgtatccagccttttcagaggtgcagcttgaaaatggcggggtattctgcagttactccaaaTTTTACCCAATAATAGAAAAGATGAGCTCTTCTGaataaacaaaacattacaaaatcGCAAGTTAGTTTTCATATATGTCGAAATCTTTTAGTCATCGACTGTAAGTGTACGTTCAGCGTTACTACTTTAAATTTGCATATCGATGGGATCTAAATTGGTAAACATGTAGATTATATCGGCTCATGTCGCTGGTAGTCTCTTTTTTCTCTGGTCatttattcacgcaattttcCGCTCTACTTAGTTATGTCTGtatgacaaaaaaaagaagCGGAAGCTGCCTTTGTGTTAAAGGtgagagggaaagcaaagctgaaTCCTTATGTCATTCAACAGTCCCTTAAATCAACCGGGAAATAACTTGGTGAAACCAAGGCTTTCGGTTGCTGAAggcaaatgcaaacaaaatgATCTTCAAAATTGAAGAGAACTCATTTCACTGGACAAAATAATACCAGCATGAAATGATACTATCTGCATCACGGAccaaaataaagaaacaatCGATCAATTACCTTGCGAGAAACAATCAATGTAAATTTGTTTCTTTATCGATGACAACAAAATGATACGATATTTTGCGTGACATTTGTCATTTCCTTGATCAACTAAAAGTTCTCCAAACAGTTTCTCATTTACAGTGTTTATTTTGCTCTTAAGTGCCTGTAAACAGAACTTTTGTCCAGTTGAAACGCCATACTtgacatatttaacaattatcctacGAGGGCGCGCTCAAACGGCTTTTGTCGACTATTCTTTCTCAGAGCTGtagaaatgttttcagctcgctttgtGACGCGTTTCTTGACCATATAAGGTCAGAGATAATAGAACTCtgattaggtacagcaggtatatgaactgataacctgtgtccggcgagccaatggaaatgctggaaatctgatattcGTAcctcagtttttaataataaacagttattggatgaggttgagcatgttatcATGCGAAAATCGaaatcaataattgtttattatacatttttcacataattcatcctcagaaacagaagcgaagcgttcagccattttgtttctgaggagaacactccaaggggcttagtaaccaggcagacgttgaacttgacatgataaatgtaatatctgcagcagatattacatttatcatgtcaagttcataAGCTAtcgtgaattgattgaatgctctcgaccaatgaGATTTTTCATAGttagtctgatgtataataataaaggTTAGACACGACTAACTGTTTGAAATCCTAATCGGTCCCAAGTACACTTTCAGCTTTGGCCACTTTTTGCAAGATTGATTTCTTTGTGCACAGGGTTTTTAATCGTTTATTTTTTGAAAGCCTCCACAAACAACCCCTGAAACTCCTCCAAACTGTGTGACACATCCCTCGCTTCAAGCCACTGTATTTATCCAAATCATCAATAACAATTCCCAGCAGGAGCTCCTGTTCCCAGCAACAATCACGACACTATGATTCACTGTTTATATTATGTATAAAACATTAAGACAGTAGAAAAGGAGAAAGACTTGGTGAGAATTAACCCTGAACACTCCATTTTTTGATACATTATCTATAAGATTGAGCTCATTTCACTTTTTACCCCTcgattttctttgaaattggCTCAATGCTTCCCATTTTCCCGCCAGAACTAAACGTAAACCAAACGTCCAATCAACCGAAACCATGCTTACAATTTTAACCACATGAAGCATGTTGCTACAGTTATTGAAAATATTCTTTCAGTTTATTAAGCCCACCCATGCATCATCCTTTGCATGCCTATTTTTAACAATAGCTCTATCAAATACTTGCGTATGATGCATTCAAAAGTTATTCTCCTCTAAAAATCCGGCCGAGTTGACAGTGCTAGGCAAATGTAGCACCCATATCAAACACATTAAGACCAGTGTGTACCACGTGCACTACCCACATACGTATTTTTAAGTCGTGGatacagagattccaaccctgtCAACTTAAAAAAGGGAGGTTCTCGGAGCGGCGTAGCCGCGCCCACGAGAGCGGCAGACAGGGTGTCTGGGGCATGTTCCCTcaggaaaattttaaagatatGTTTGACTAAGATGCCATTTCCTGCACTTTAAGATCACAGTGCGTGGAAAATAGTGGAGTTAGTATTAGACAGTGAAAGCTAAGGTCTATTGGTCCCAAACACATTTTTTGATAACCGTGAAATTTGCATGCATGGGGAATgtagcataaaaacaaaaatggaaaggAGTTTGGTCATCCTTTGGGCTTCATTTATTGACAATTTCAACTGAAAGAAAAACCGGAAAGAATCGTGTTAACAAGActggttaaaaaaagaaatcattatCTTTCTTTGGCTAGGAAGAGAATATTAAGCAAAGAAGAGAGGCCGGAAATATTCGCTAAAAACGGGAGGTTTCCGGCCAAAACGGGAGGCTTGGAATCTCTGCGGATTAGCAAAGCGTATAAACGACCATCGTTTggggtcagaatatgcaaatttgtcactcactcagatgTAAACTAATCAATAAGTCAAAGGACCAATATCGATTTTTTCAGTGAAATTCAAATCGATATTACGACGTTAAGGTAATGCTGCAACGTAATACGTTGAAATATTCTTCGACTTTTCTTCGTTCCGAAGGGATTGATTTCCGATCTAGCTCGTTGCAGTCAACATGTGTTACCGCCATTGCTCAGTGGAAGACTAAAGGTGTCACTGTGCTATGTGTGTTGAAAATGAATGCGAagagaaatttgctcgtcgatCCGCCAAGTTTACAAGTCCATTCGTATTGGCAAAGGTGCACA from Montipora capricornis isolate CH-2021 chromosome 9, ASM3666992v2, whole genome shotgun sequence encodes:
- the LOC138017093 gene encoding acetylserotonin O-methyltransferase-like, whose product is MSIRNLFRFGSLYRANICRGSFLPQQSRTLSCTQVSDNSRKGIPIPPPMPQKLEDLALGFRASKAFLAACDLGIFDTLDVSASPQSAEEVAAKLSTNPDTTALLMDTLVALELLQKNHNGESWLYSNTQMASQFLTESSPDSITGFTDHSQKRVYPLFGNLETAVKEGSDQWMNTFSLPLEDMWKTVYKTDEARLKYLGAMHDTSRYTCHGAARAFDLSKFRHCCDLGGNSGYMAYTLCQYYPDMKITVCDFQSVVDSAPHFKPSLEDCPNQANVSFVAGDFFKPNLPKADLYVLSRVIHDWPDDKVDIILSNVYNCLPSGGGLLVVELTLDDDKTGPLKALLQSLLVLVIAKGKERSGKEYKELLGKHGFVDVQIKRLDSKSWMDAILCRKG